Proteins encoded by one window of Megachile rotundata isolate GNS110a chromosome 10, iyMegRotu1, whole genome shotgun sequence:
- the LOC100880986 gene encoding mitogen-activated protein kinase kinase kinase 7 isoform X2, translating to MEYAEGGSLYNVLHCNPQPRYTAGHAMSWALQCARGVAYLHNMKPKPLIHRDLKPPNLLLVMGGQTLKICDFGTACDLNTYMTNNKGSAAWMAPEVFEGSRYTEKCDVFSWGVILWEILSRKKPFDEIGGSAYRIMWAVHVGQRPPLIEGCPKPIEDLLTRCWHKFPAERPSMDEVVEIMTILSQFFSSHLEPVEYSPNAESEEVNENHNSKYDSDSEYDTENNGCIDNSTIKASIPDSKQEPEVQNGENSSSNLLHDFKNPPPKNSNSVNDVTNKKSQINNFPQLYVECDPNSWELSSSEASLESPILKIKNPGQSNSTTDKDLDNVYRLLDADLRPLTPDQTCERSKEIFEEHKQLAQEYLKVQTEIALLSQHKNEMLKNLTIDSLRQQEELRKLEEEKGALIQLYRNLKRQLEIMKNQRVNNALLSNAQMGPTVSGNNGWFVVPCQDPSRHS from the exons ATGGAGTATGCTGAAGGCGGTTCTTTATATAATG ttctGCATTGCAATCCTCAGCCACGATATACTGCAGGACATGCAATGAGTTGGGCATTACAATGTGCACGTGGAGTAGCATATCTTCATAACATGAAACCAAAACCACTAATACATAG AGATTTAAAGCCTCCCAATTTGTTATTGGTAATGGGGGGACAAACTCTTAAAATATGTGATTTTGGCACAGCATGTGATTTAAACACATATATGACCAATAACAAAGGTTCTGCTGCTTGGATGGCTCCAGAAGTATTTGAGGGTTCTAGATATACAGAAAAATGTGATGTGTTTAGTTGGGGTGTTATTTTATGGGAAATATTATCAAGAAAAAAACCATTTGATGAAATTGGTGGTTCAGCCTATAGAATAATGTGGGCAGTTCATGTTGGACAGAGGCCCCCTTTAATTGAAGGTTGTCCAAAGCCAATTGAAGATCTTCTGACCAG ATGTTGGCACAAATTTCCTGCAGAGAGACCATCAATGGATGAAGTCGTTGAAATAATGACGATTTTATCACAATTTTTCAGTAGTCATTTAGAACCTGTTGAATATTCGCCAA ACGCTGAATCAGAAGAAGTTAACGAGAATCATAATTCTAAATACGACTCCGATTCAGAATATGATACTGAAAATAATGGATGCATTGATAACAGTACCATCAAAGCTAGTATTCCTGATTCTAAACAAGAACCAGAAGTTCAAAATGGAGAAAATAGTTCATCCAATTTGTTGCACGATTTCAAGAATCCGCCTCCTAAAAATAGTAATTCAGTAAATGATGTAACCAATAAAAAatctcaaataaataattttccacaACTTTACGTTGAGTGTGATCCG AATTCTTGGGAATTGTCGAGTTCTGAAGCTTCATTAGAATCACCCATTCTAAAGATAAAGAATCCTGGTCAGA GTAACAGTACAACGGATAAAGATTTGGACAATGTTTACCGCCTCCTGGATGCTGATCTGAGGCCACTGACACCTGATCAAACTTGTGAAAGGTCCAAAGAAATCTTTGAAGAGCATAAACAACTTGCGCAGGAATATTTGAAAGTCCAAACAGAGATCGCGTTGTTGAGCCAGCATAAAAACGAAATGCTTAAAAATTTGACTATAGACAGTCTGAGGCAGCAAGAGGAACTCAGGAAGCTTGAAGAGGAGAAG GGAGCCTTGATACAACTGTATCGCAACTTGAAACGACAGTTAGAAATTATGAAGAACCAAAGAGTGAACAATGCCCTATTGAGCAATGCTCAGATGGGACCAACAGTTTCAGGAAACAATGGATGGTTCGTGGTGCCGTGTCAAGATCCTTCGAGACATTCATGA
- the LOC100880986 gene encoding mitogen-activated protein kinase kinase kinase 7 isoform X1 → MAGKELVSHQQQFVEEINYDEIETEQVVGKGSFGVVWKGKWRGQYVAIKYINSEGEKKAFTVEVRQLSRVVHPNIVKLYGACTKNPVCLVMEYAEGGSLYNVLHCNPQPRYTAGHAMSWALQCARGVAYLHNMKPKPLIHRDLKPPNLLLVMGGQTLKICDFGTACDLNTYMTNNKGSAAWMAPEVFEGSRYTEKCDVFSWGVILWEILSRKKPFDEIGGSAYRIMWAVHVGQRPPLIEGCPKPIEDLLTRCWHKFPAERPSMDEVVEIMTILSQFFSSHLEPVEYSPNAESEEVNENHNSKYDSDSEYDTENNGCIDNSTIKASIPDSKQEPEVQNGENSSSNLLHDFKNPPPKNSNSVNDVTNKKSQINNFPQLYVECDPNSWELSSSEASLESPILKIKNPGQSNSTTDKDLDNVYRLLDADLRPLTPDQTCERSKEIFEEHKQLAQEYLKVQTEIALLSQHKNEMLKNLTIDSLRQQEELRKLEEEKGALIQLYRNLKRQLEIMKNQRVNNALLSNAQMGPTVSGNNGWFVVPCQDPSRHS, encoded by the exons ATGGCGGGTAAAGAGTTAGTAAGCCATCAGCAACAGTTTGTTGAAGAAATTAATTACGATGAAATTGAAACCGAGCAG gtAGTAGGAAAAGGATCTTTTGGAGTAGTATGGAAAGGAAAATGGAGAGGACAATATGTtgctataaaatatataaattcagaaGGTGAAAAGAAGGCCTTCACCGTAGAAGTTAGACAATTATCAAGGGTTGTGCATCCCAATATTGTAAAACTTTATGGTGCATGCACTAAGAATCCAGTCTGTTTAGTTATGGAGTATGCTGAAGGCGGTTCTTTATATAATG ttctGCATTGCAATCCTCAGCCACGATATACTGCAGGACATGCAATGAGTTGGGCATTACAATGTGCACGTGGAGTAGCATATCTTCATAACATGAAACCAAAACCACTAATACATAG AGATTTAAAGCCTCCCAATTTGTTATTGGTAATGGGGGGACAAACTCTTAAAATATGTGATTTTGGCACAGCATGTGATTTAAACACATATATGACCAATAACAAAGGTTCTGCTGCTTGGATGGCTCCAGAAGTATTTGAGGGTTCTAGATATACAGAAAAATGTGATGTGTTTAGTTGGGGTGTTATTTTATGGGAAATATTATCAAGAAAAAAACCATTTGATGAAATTGGTGGTTCAGCCTATAGAATAATGTGGGCAGTTCATGTTGGACAGAGGCCCCCTTTAATTGAAGGTTGTCCAAAGCCAATTGAAGATCTTCTGACCAG ATGTTGGCACAAATTTCCTGCAGAGAGACCATCAATGGATGAAGTCGTTGAAATAATGACGATTTTATCACAATTTTTCAGTAGTCATTTAGAACCTGTTGAATATTCGCCAA ACGCTGAATCAGAAGAAGTTAACGAGAATCATAATTCTAAATACGACTCCGATTCAGAATATGATACTGAAAATAATGGATGCATTGATAACAGTACCATCAAAGCTAGTATTCCTGATTCTAAACAAGAACCAGAAGTTCAAAATGGAGAAAATAGTTCATCCAATTTGTTGCACGATTTCAAGAATCCGCCTCCTAAAAATAGTAATTCAGTAAATGATGTAACCAATAAAAAatctcaaataaataattttccacaACTTTACGTTGAGTGTGATCCG AATTCTTGGGAATTGTCGAGTTCTGAAGCTTCATTAGAATCACCCATTCTAAAGATAAAGAATCCTGGTCAGA GTAACAGTACAACGGATAAAGATTTGGACAATGTTTACCGCCTCCTGGATGCTGATCTGAGGCCACTGACACCTGATCAAACTTGTGAAAGGTCCAAAGAAATCTTTGAAGAGCATAAACAACTTGCGCAGGAATATTTGAAAGTCCAAACAGAGATCGCGTTGTTGAGCCAGCATAAAAACGAAATGCTTAAAAATTTGACTATAGACAGTCTGAGGCAGCAAGAGGAACTCAGGAAGCTTGAAGAGGAGAAG GGAGCCTTGATACAACTGTATCGCAACTTGAAACGACAGTTAGAAATTATGAAGAACCAAAGAGTGAACAATGCCCTATTGAGCAATGCTCAGATGGGACCAACAGTTTCAGGAAACAATGGATGGTTCGTGGTGCCGTGTCAAGATCCTTCGAGACATTCATGA